Part of the Halostella litorea genome is shown below.
GGCGTATCGTCGAGTGCTCGGACCGGGCCACGGAGCTGTTGGCGGGGTCACGCGAGGCCGTCGTCGGGACCGAGTTCGCGGACTGGCTCCGCGGCGGGACCGGCGACGCCGGGATCGTGGACGCAGCGGTCGCAGCCGACGGGCCGGTGACCCGCGGCGCGCGACTGACGACCCGGGACGGAGCGGTCGACTGCGAACTCGAAGCCAGCGTCGCGAGGGACGGCGACCGGGCGACCTGTACCGTCACGGTCGACACCGACCTGAGCGAGCGCTCCGAGGAGACCGAAAGCGACGTCGCCAGCCGGTTCGAGGCGCTGTTCGAGGCCCCGGCCTCGTTCGTCACGCTGCTCGACCCCGACGGCACCCTCCGGCGGGCCAACGAGAACGCGCTGGCGTTCGTCGACGTCGCGCCCGACGCGGTCCGGGGGCGGCCGCTCCCGGAGACCCCGTGGTGGTCCCACTCGGCGGAACTCCAGTCGAACCTCCGGGACTGGATCGAAGCGGCCGCCGAGGGGCGGGCGGTTCGCTACGAGGCCGAGCACCGCAACGCGAACGGGGAGACGGTCACCGTCGACGGCGTCCTGCAGCCGGTGACCCGGGACGGGGAGGTGACCGCCCTTCTGACGATCGGGCGGGATATCAGCCGGCGGAAACACCTGGAGGACCAGCTCAAGGAACGCGAGGAGTCGTTCCGGGAACTGTACAACGTCCTGTCGGCCCCGGACCCCTCGTTCGAGGGCAAGCTCGAGCGCGTCTTCGACCTCGGCCGGGACCGGCTCGGCGTCGAACTCGGCTTCCTGACCCGCATCGAGGACGACGTCCAGGAGATAGAGGCCGCGGCGGGCGACCACCCCCTCATCTCGCCGGGGGAGTCCTGCCCACTGTCGGAGGCGTACTGCAAGAAGACGGTCGAGCGCGACGAGTTGCTGAGCGTCCACGACGCGCCCGCGGCGGGCTGGGAGGGGACGCCGGCCTACGAGACGTTCGAACTCGGGAGCTACATCGGGTGCAAGGTGCTCGTCAGAAACGAGCTGTACGGCACCCTCTGTTTCGCCGACTCGTCGCCCCGCGAGCGGAGC
Proteins encoded:
- a CDS encoding sensor histidine kinase, which codes for MSDDAFGVSAAALRESVRAVPATLLLVDVQSGRIVECSDRATELLAGSREAVVGTEFADWLRGGTGDAGIVDAAVAADGPVTRGARLTTRDGAVDCELEASVARDGDRATCTVTVDTDLSERSEETESDVASRFEALFEAPASFVTLLDPDGTLRRANENALAFVDVAPDAVRGRPLPETPWWSHSAELQSNLRDWIEAAAEGRAVRYEAEHRNANGETVTVDGVLQPVTRDGEVTALLTIGRDISRRKHLEDQLKEREESFRELYNVLSAPDPSFEGKLERVFDLGRDRLGVELGFLTRIEDDVQEIEAAAGDHPLISPGESCPLSEAYCKKTVERDELLSVHDAPAAGWEGTPAYETFELGSYIGCKVLVRNELYGTLCFADSSPRERSFTEAERTFVELLTQWVSYELTQEQAQRELQRQNERLDRFADVVSHDLRNPLQTATGHLELARERYDDDNLDTVAEMHARMEQLIEDVLAVAQGGQEVPPADREDVSLFSVAQAAWETAGDDAAALTLDGDDAVVRCDESRLRQLFENLFRNAVEHGTDDGGLTVHVGALDGDANEFDSNPGFYVADDGPGIPEGEREKVFEDGFSDGGSTGLGLTIVEEVAAAHGWTVSVGGSESGGARFEVRDAE